gcaaaatacagtgctaaggaaagggattcactgcaaaaccgtgcagcaaatacaaataaaaaaatactgctttcgctgtggttcaacacaacacactgtaaattatgctacatgtcctgcaaaagctgtacaatgctgcaaatgcaaaaaatgtaggacattttgctaatatctgctgtagttctgctaaagatgttcatgaagtcactactacaaatgtcacagtattaagtgtggataaagctggtacatttattccagacaagtttatatgcactgtcagtgtcagtactgcttctgctgacaagggacactccattagcctgatgcttgatacaggttcagctgtttctatactaccaaaggatattttcttgaaatactttgcaaaagtaGCAtctgccctgagactggtcagttacttaaagggatactgtcatcggaaaacatgtttttttcaaaacgcatcagttaatagtgctactccagcagaattctgcactgaaatccatttctcaaaagagcaaacagatttttttatattcaattttgaaatctgacatggggctagacattttgtcaattgcccagctgcccctggtcatgtgacttgtgcctgcactttaggagagaaatgctttctggcaggctgctgtttttccttctcaatgtaactgaatgtgtctcagtgggacatgggtttttactagtgagtgttgttcttagatctaccaggcagctgttatcttgtgttagggagctgttatctggttaccttcccattgttcttttgtttggctgctagggtggggaaagggaggggggtgatatcactccaacttgcagtacagcagtaaagagtgattgaagttaatcagagcacaagtcacatgacttggggcagctgggaaattgacaatatgtctagccccatgtcagatttcaaaattgaatataaaaaaacctgtttgctcttttgagaattggatttcagtgcaaaattctgctggagcagcactattaactgattcattttgaaaaaaattttttttcccatgacagtatccctttaaatgatccaatccctgtgcttggttgcttgccagtcactatacaatttaaatcaaatactgcaaaatgaacgctagcgcatctacGAATTTAATTtctcgcattgctgaagtaacatgcccaggacgaaactctgcatgtcagtgaataagcgttgtctggccaaatttttgcctggcgaagtgttgcaatgggtgcAAAGAGGtagttggcaaattttcgctggttattaaatttgccccatgtgtctCCACACCTGCTGATTTCTGTCAGTATTCTTATATCGACTTTTTCTTCACCTGCATTTCTACACAGGGTAAAATAGAAAATTCTGACAGGAAAGAAAATAGTGTATGTTATAATGGACTTTAtgataaaataatattggtgAAAGAGACTCTAGGGATCCAAGCAAGCCATTGGAAACATGGCTATGCTAAACAAATGAAAGGTTTGGAAGACAGTTGGTGTTACCAAAACAAATTAAGAAGAGAGTTATCTTCCCAGACTGAATCCATGTAAAGAGTATTGACCATCTCCAAGGAAAACTAGTTTAACAGGAATTGAGTTTACCTGAAAGACCCATGGGACGCAGTATACAGCGACACCTAATGGATGGTATTCAGTATAGTACATTACTGGAATTCAATGGATGCCTATGGGATTGAAGTATCTCATAGTCTACAGCAACTACTACTGGACAGTGTTTCATCCTGGTTACAGGATGTGTACAAACAAACTGTAGTGGGCTACGGCCTGGTTGTCATGGAGGGCAAAGGGCTATAACTGGAAGCTCCTCCATTTGGTGTACATACACACAAAAGAAGAAACCAAGGAATGAGGAACAGGTGATGTATCTGAAGAAACACCTTTAATGATAGCCACCTAGACATAACACAATATGCACACACACTAGACATTAGTCATTAGTCACTAGTCATTAGGTTAGAATAGTTAGAACATACCTGATAAATAAGCCTTGTATGTTGAATGCTTCCTTCATTATGAGATTTGATTTACAATTAACAAGAGAGCtcagagaaagcaaacgaagaggcagaacttgctgctaagtgctctttattgcacacaacatgtttcgggcccagagccctaggggcccaaatttgggggtcacccgaaAGCAGGGTCATGACGaatcttactttctcctcacctgattggaaagagtgaggaaaaaaactaaggtacagcttgcatgcctctttaaagacaaaaaactaAGTGCGATCCCCACTAAACTTTTCAGGGAACACAATTTTAGATTCATGGTGTCTGGTTgaacccacaggaggaggaagaggagcagaaaCAGGAACAGGTTGCTGCTGTAAAGCTTGCATAttctccagctgtcgggttaggttgtggaaaccctgcaggagataattttgcttctgttcatggtcctccaagcgctgtaacaggATGGTAAGAAGTGCTttggtggtagttggaggagcagcagcagcttcatcgtgactttTGTCCTCCATGGTCCGTGATACTGTCACgactggcacccaataccagaacaagtgcaccctggtctcggctcggcttcaccagtagtgtgaccaccgttgggcttcgggaggagccctcagcttacttgggtgccacctggacttaacgagaggtgcaaggcgagatgttctgtctggcaaaggggcacggctgttagcagagtcttttgggccgaaggtcacagtacaaatggagcaggcaagagaatcgtcagacaggctgggtcgaggcaggcagatatcaagaatcgtcatgcaggcaagggtcaaaccgggttgtcaatcaaggggttaagcaggaagagttgtcgtaggcaggcaagggtcaggatacagaatgcagaatagtcaggaacaggctgggtcaaacacgggtaatcaaacagacaagatacggaacagatcggatgcacaaggctcaggaaaccactagaaacaagttctatcacgggcactggctgggggtcagaatgggccttaaatacactAAATTTTCgcaccaaaacgtgcgccaatgcgtgCTGGCGTATTCACGTCAGcgtacctgtacctttaagaggcacaCAGGCGCACCGTGCGTGCCTTAGAAATCAAGATGGCGCTGGATCCGGCGCCaaggaaccacgaggcgggcgtccccgccgatggcacgGCGGGCGACTCCATCGCATAGGTAATATTATTACACAGAtgcaaaggaaagcaaaaaacctATCTGAAGTCTCTCTAGTTTGCCTCAgtgggggaaaaatccttccatggtatcaaatgctttggcaaaattcaatgggttgagtacagaggacctcttgtatttgtctatatgtattttgtggtcacagcctcattgcacccccgcctaatggttttaaacattagtggtgagcacaacttttccttgtttgttatagttctacaggagcagtgaccagctccatgttgtagctcccacccttcccaactatagtcaggtgatcccactggtgtctaataaaagggcagccaagtttgggagttttactttgaaagcagctagtaagttgcaggttaaacttagtccctttgtaaaatgtataatgaagcaatagaattcttaatgaatcagatgaaaattgaacataggactggccagatatgggttgactttgacgtagttggccagcttaaatatattgcaatatatggaaaaacaatccctgttttgtttaaagggtaaggcattttttagtagcagtatgcacaaaatgtatctgtcttaaatatattgataatggattgagtgcagaggacctcttgtatttctcAAATAGTGCACATCTACTGCAACCTCATTTATTACTAACTTAATCAATCACtcaatcataaaaagcaatcaagtgGTTCATAAAGCCATGCCATTAGCATAATTTTGCATTCAATCCTTTAACAATACTTGCCCATCACATatgtcaaatttacaggcctTTAAGTGCCATACTAAGATCATAATCACATTTCATATGATGGGCTTTACATTAGCTTTCCTCCAAACCAAACGTACCATACAAGATGGAACCAATTCTGAGAACATCAGAAATAGAGGCCTAGATAGAACTGAACTAAGTTCTTGGGGTACCCCAGGGTATATTTAATCTTATAAAGCAACAACAGTGTATAAATCACAACAGTGGAAACAATCAAGAAATAACCATCAACTCCTCCCCCCTCTGTTCCTAATGGTCTTGAGGTAATTGCAAGAAAGATTTTCATGCCTAACCTCCACAATGAACAGAGTTAACCCTTTGTGAGAAATCCAACATGTTCAAAGTCCCATGTGAAAGTCCAATGTGTAAACGTTCATTAAAGTCATTTAGATCCTGGTGTGTTGTTGCTGAAAGTGGAATAAATGAGAGAAAACAtactcttagggctagtccacacggggagatagccctgcgtttgcggtcgcggcgacaaagcgccgcgccagtcgccgcgaccggcgcaggcgacagttttgtatgggcgcctatgtaaaaacgcctgtgctaaccacacgaggcgatgcgcttttcaacagtcgcctgaaaatgcctcgccaggctttttcaggcgactgttgaaaagcgcatcgcctcgtgtggttagcacaggcgtttttacataggcgcccatacaaaactgtcgcctgcgctggtcgcggcgactggcgcggcgctttgtcgccgcgaccgcaaacgcaaggctatctccccgtgtggaatagcccttaaccTGAGCACTGCTCATTAAAGCCTGCTAGAGTTAccatagccaaaaaaaacactatcAGGCATACTTAAACACAGTGATAAAAAACTGAACGGGGAGTGACTTAACCTCCCCTAACATGGGAGTGCGGCAGCTCCCCCCCCGtttgatgtattttttacttACCTCGTGTAGTTCTGTGGAAAAAACTTACCTCTCTTCCGATTGGTCAATTTTCAATCCCAAGCCTTCTGATTGGTCGATTCAAAAAAGGGGCGTGGCTTCACAGGAAAAGCCGCGAAGACCGGCTATAAAAGGACGAACCGGCGAACACTCTTCATTCTTCGCCGGCAGCCGACGTGAGAGGATCGTCTTGGAAATGGCTGAAGAGAATCCCGACGGCAGACTTCGCGACATCCTTCGATGGATCCAGGCGGAGGCGGGACATGAAGACATCCAGACGCTCCTTCAGCAGTGCCAGCTCGCATCATCGACGACGACagcggtgacatcacttccgactGCAGAGCCTCCAGGATCGCCGTCAGAGGAAGCTGCGTCATCTTCAGGAGCCGCATCTGACGTCGCCATCCAGCGCACCCCAGCTTCACGCGGACAAGAAAGAGGCGGATCGTCGCCGTCAAGAGGAACACCAGAGGGAAACAAGCGGCGAAGAAGAGAACCCAGATGACGTCAGCGGTCTCCGCCAAGAAGAGGATCGTCACTGACCCGCCGCAGACAGGAGTTTGGCCGTCGGCTTCCCCCCCTTCATCGCGAGTGAGTTCCGCCGCTGTTGCAAGTGGTGGGCCGCTCCATCAAAAGAGCTTTAACACTTCAGGGCCCTTTCCTTCCACAGGGTCCGGGGGAGGTCCGGCAGCTGGCAGCTCCTATGAGGGGCACCAGGTCAGCAGGGGCCCCCAAAGCCGCCCAGAACCGGGGCCCTCCAGCTGTAACACTATAGGGCACCCGGTTCTGCCACCTGCCATCAGGGGTCATACATCACCATCTGTCACCCACAGCGCACCCCAGCCTGCTGGTTTTACCCCTCAGGAGGAGAGTCAACCCATCCAAGTGATTGGTAACTATGCTGCCACTGATGTCATAAAATCTTTGTTAGCTTTGTTAACCCCTGGTGCGGCGTCAACGCATACAAGCACAGGGGCTGTGTCTTCTCAAGTAGCTGAAACTGCTTTTAGAGATTCAATACTCTGTGATGCTACACCTTTGGGTTTGCACTTGCCACAGGCCATAAaggaaaaaatcacaaaaggggAGTATATTGACATGCTCTCACTGTTGCCATCATCAAAGGAATTTTTAGGCAAGCAAGTTAAGCAGTCAGATCCTGAAATGGACAGACGCAGGCCTGTGGCAAGGACATTCACTAATTGGTTACaggcattttgtatttattcaaatgtattgtgtgaaaaacacccACAATTAGGTCCAGGCCTATTTAAACACATTGACATTATTCTGGAAGCATATAAAGCCTATGGGGGTATTTCCTGGTTTTTGTATGATGATAGATTCAGACAGAAAATGTCCATTCAGAAGTCAATATCTTGGGGTTCAAAGGATATTGACCTTTGGATGGGAATGCTTATTCCCAAACAGCCATTAGTTCCATTACCGGGGAACAAGACTCCTGTGAAATACAATGCTTGCTGGGCATTCAATGAGTCAACTTGCCGCTTTCAGGCAAACTGTAGATATAAACATGAATGTGCTCATTGTGCTGGCAACCATCCTGCCTTTCGTTGCATCAAACCAGAAATGCGCCAATACCTAGAGCTATATCCAAAGCGCCAGATGGCCTGCCTCTTAGAGAAGGGTTTTGAAGTTGGCTTTTGGATACCATCAGCAGATCCTGTAACCCTCATATCATTTCCCAAGAATTTAAAATCAATTGAGCTAAACCCAAAAGTAGTTAAGGAAAAAATTGAGAAGGAGCTTAGATTGGGCAGAATTGATGGCCCGTTTGATGATCCTCCATTTGAGGATTTCAGAGTTTCGCCTTTAGGACTTGTACCGAAGAAGGAGCCAGGAAGCTATCGCTTAATTCACCATTTATCATATCCTTCGGGGGCATCTGTCAATGATGGAATTGGTCATGAATTATCTTCAGTTTCATATACGACTTTCGACCAGGCAATATCGATAATTCAAGAATTTGGTCAAGGTTCATTATTGGCTAAAAGTGACATTCAATCGGCTTTCAGGCTACTGCCCATACACCCTGACTGTTATAAGCTTTTAGGCTTTCATTATGAAGGCAGTTTCTATTTTGACAGATGCCTCCCAATGGGCTGTTCCCTTTCCTGCTTTTATTTTGAAGCCTTTGCATCCTTTTTGCAATGGGTAGTTCAATGGGAAACTggttctaagggggttattcattatttAGATGATTTCCTATTTGTCGGTCCTGCAGATTCTAGTTCATGTGGAATTTTGTTAAGTACTTTTACGTGGTTTGCTAGGAAATTTGCCATTCCACTAGCTGTTGAAAAAACAATACCCCCTACTACAACTTTAGAATTCCTTGGTATTCAGATAGATACTGTAAATCGTGAATTTCGCTTACCCGAAGGAAAAGTAGCTAAGCTGAGAAGCATTCTAAACGCAACTTTAAAATCTAAAAAGGTTAAATTAAAACACATACAATCCTTGATCGGACAGCTGAATTTCGCTACACGGGTTATTCCTATTGGTCGGGTTTTTAACAGGAGACTTATTGCACTTACGTCTGGCCTAGATAATCCTAACTGGCACATAAGAATCCCTCAGGTGGTTAAAGATGACCTGATTGTTTGGCAGGAATTTCTAGAGAATTTCAATGGCATTTCTTATTGGCAAGGAGAATTGTTCGAGAATGCAGCTTTGAATCTGTATACAGACGCCGCGGCTTCAGCTGGGTTTGGTGCTATCTTTGGCACACATTGGATTGCGGATGCGTGGCCATCTTTCTGGGTAGAACTCAAGCTTACCAAAAATCTAGTGTTACTGGAATTTTTTCCACTGTTAGTTGTTTTGGAAGTGTGGGGCCCCCAATTGGCTAACAAACGTATTGTTTGGCACTGCGATAATATGGGTGTGGTGCAAGTTGTTAATAATCTATCTTCTAACTCCCCCCCAGTACTGAGATTACTTAGGCAGGCAGTATTCCGAGCtcttaaatttaacattttgattcAAGCAAAGCATATCCCTGGTTGTACCAATGTTGTGGCTGACGCATTATCTCGATTTCAGTTCAACGAGCTCTGGGAAATCGCCAATTATTTGGACAAAGAAGGAACACCATGCCCCCAACATCTGTGGAATTTAGTATTGCCAGAATTTCAAAATGGTTAAGTATGTCATTGGCCGACAAAACCTGGCATGCTTACATCGCAAGCTGGAATGAGTGGATGAAGTTCAAAACAAGTTTTCCTAAAGAGCATTATCAAAGGGACAGTGACGTCTTATTGTCTTTTGTACTGGAGCAAGTTGAGGCTCAGTACTCTCTTTCAGCTATAACTAAAAAATTAGCAGGcatatctttctttttaaaggttCAAGGTGAGGCTGACATAACTAAATCCTTTTTGGTTAAACAAATTCTTCGGGGTGTTGGTAGGATTACACGATCTGTAGACATTAGGAGACCCATCACATTATCATTGTTGAAAGATCTCGTTTCGGTCCTACCTCAAATATGCTATTCTCGGTTTGAAACAATGTTGTTTACGTTGTTATTTTCTGTGTCGTTCTTTGGTGCCCTTCGGGTAAGTGAGTCGGTCTCTCAGAGTAAAAGATCCCCAGGGGGTATTGGGAGTGAAGACATTCATCTGGTTGAGGGCAAAttaaagattatattaaaaaaatcaaaaacggaTAAAGTAGGAAGAGGGACAACCATTTGGCTTGGTAATAGCACGGAACAGTCAATATGTCCAGTATTAGCTTTTAGACATTATCAGCAAGTCAGACCCTGCCTTCCTGGCCCTTTCTTTATACACAGTGATGGATCTTTCCTTACAAGATTTCAATTTGTGAAAATTCTCAAAGGAGCTGTCAGTAAGCTAGATATACCACCTGACCATTATAACACACATTCTTTTCACATTGGAGCTGCCACACAAGCCTCATTGATGGGTTTAGGAGAAGAGTTCATCAAAAGGCTTGGCAGATGGAACTCCTCTAGGTATCAACTTTATGTCAGACCTACCCTGGTTTAGTAAGTGTTACCTTTTTTCGTTACAGTTTCTCCTCCTTTGGTCTGGATTATTGGACACTCTTTCGTCCACAGAGCGAGAGCTAGAGCAGAACAACGAACCTACACAACTAATTTAGGCATTAAAGATGTTAGAATTGTCTGGATGGGCATTCGAGGCCTTAAATGGCCAGATTTATTACCAATAATTTTGCAAATGAAATCTCGTTGGGGTTTCCCAGCAATTATTCTGATCCATTTAGCTGGAAATGACATTGGAAAGGGTAGAAACATTGATTTAATTCGTAATATAAAAAGAGACCTTGCtcagatcagatttatttttcccaATACTGTGATAATTTGGTCTGAAGTTGTGCCCAGATTAGTCTGGCTTCAAGATGCAGGCTTTCACCCCCTTGAGAGATGCcgcaaaaaactcaattttgctATCTCAAAATTTTCCAAGACAGTTAATATTTTGGTTTATAGGCACTATGAGTTGGAGCAAGGTTTTGAAGGCCTGTATCGTGCGGACAGGGTACATTTGTCAGATATCGGTTTTGACATTCTGAACATGGGATTCCAAAGTGCAATTGAAAGAGCTTTACATGTGTGGGGAATGGCCAAGGCCAATGTAATGGTTTAATTGGCCTTGACGTGGAGGTATGCTCCTGGCTAGGTAAAAAAATTGGCGGGGCTTAAGGATATTTGTGGTCAAGCTTTAAGGCGGTCCGCTGCAGAGATCTGATGCAGaggctggctgggaagatatgtatgaacaggtattagtatcattagcaatattaatgttctgattgatatgatatttaataaacaacagctgcggccattctccaccatgcAAGTGTCCGTGTCTATGATTGGTTGTTGTAATTGGGGTTTTGTAAGCAAGTAATGCTGTCTGCAACTCCCATGTTACATTCTGTTGCAAATATGCTGTCTTACTGTTTCAAATAAAGTTACAATGCTGCCAACCATTAAATGTAACGGTAAAGTATCTTACCCATAGTAGAACTCGTTTTCAAAGGCAGCACTATCTGTTAAAGAAGGAGAATAGATTTAATATTAGCAATTCTTTACAAAAAGCTTACAACACTCCATTGATCATTTAACCCCTGGGGTACCGTCGCACATAGTTTTTTGATCCACAGAGCCTCTTTTTGAAGCAGAATGTTCTTTTTATTGCCCCTCTCTGTGGTGTTTGAATCACTTCTAGCACCTGTCACTTAAGTTGTGACATATTGTGTCTACATTCGTTAAAGTGGCGTGAGACCGAGGTCTGTGTAGGTATTAGGTTTGAAATTTTTAATATCACCTCTATGTTCCTTTATTCTAGCTTTTACTTCTCTAGAGGATTGGCCCACATAGACTTTTCCACAAGGACATTTTAGCATGTAAACTACCCATTGGGTATTGCATGTTGCATAATGTCTTAGGGGAATGCTGTTTCCTTTGGTGGGATGTTGAACAACTGCACCTTTAATAATAGATGAACAGCACACACAGCCCAGGCAAGGAAAAGTGCCTAGGTTCAGTTTACCTTTAAAGATTTTCTCCATTCTTTTTGGTGTCCGTGGCTCAGCTgggcacaaaatgtctttaagTGTATTACCTTTCCTGTAGCTGAACAAAGGGCTATCTGTGCAAAATCTTCCCAAGGTTTTATCTCCATTAAGTATTGGCCAAAATCTTTTGATGATTTTTTCGATGGGTTTACTCTGCTTGGCAAATTTGCTAACAAAAGGTATTCTAATTGGcttcacattcccttcccagttCCCATTTTTGGCAAGCAATGTATTTCTGGG
The genomic region above belongs to Xenopus laevis strain J_2021 chromosome 5L, Xenopus_laevis_v10.1, whole genome shotgun sequence and contains:
- the LOC121393832 gene encoding uncharacterized protein LOC121393832, with translation MPPTSVEFSIARISKWLSMSLADKTWHAYIASWNEWMKFKTSFPKEHYQRDSDVLLSFVLEQVEAQYSLSAITKKLAGISFFLKVQGEADITKSFLVKQILRGVGRITRSVDIRRPITLSLLKDLVSVLPQICYSRFETMLFTLLFSVSFFGALRVSESVSQSKRSPGGIGSEDIHLVEGKLKIILKKSKTDKVGRGTTIWLGNSTEQSICPVLAFRHYQQVRPCLPGPFFIHSDGSFLTRFQFVKILKGAVSKLDIPPDHYNTHSFHIGAATQASLMGLGEEFIKRLGRWNSSRYQLYVRPTLV